One genomic region from Rhinoraja longicauda isolate Sanriku21f chromosome 8, sRhiLon1.1, whole genome shotgun sequence encodes:
- the LOC144596089 gene encoding gamma-crystallin S-1-like isoform X2, producing MNRITRIIFYEDRNFQGRHYECSTDCADLSPYFSRCNSIRVDSDWWVAYERPNYMGYQYVLNRGEYPDYQRWMGFNDNIRSCRSYPQVRGNYRMKIYERPDFGGQMMEFMDDCPSVYDHFRNRDIHSCHVMDGYWIFYEQPNYRGRQYFMRPGEYRKYNDWGGYNSTIGSFRRMRDF from the exons atgaaccgcatcacgcgt ATCATCTTCTACGAGGACAGGAACTTCCAGGGCCGGCACTATGAGTGCAGCACTGACTGTGCTGATCTGTCTCCTTACTTCAGCCGCTGTAACTCCATCCGTGTGGACAGTGACTGGTGGGTGGCGTATGAGAGACCCAACTACATGGGGTACCAGTATGTCCTGAACAGGGGGGAGTATCCTGACTACCAGCGCTGGATGGGATTCAACGACAACATCAGGTCCTGCCGCAGTTACCCTCAGGTGA GGGGCAACTACAGGATGAAGATTTACGAGAGGCCTGACTTTGGAGGGCAGATGATGGAATTCATGGACGACTGTCCCTCCGTCTACGATCATTTCCGTAACCGTGACATCCACTCCTGTCACGTGATGGATGGTTACTGGATCTTCTATGAACAGCCCAACTACAGAGGCCGACAGTACTTCATGAGACCCGGAGAGTACAGGAAATACAATGACTGGGGCGGCTACAACTCCACCATCGGGTCCTTCAGGCGCATGAGGGACTTCTAG
- the LOC144596089 gene encoding gamma-crystallin S-1-like isoform X1, which produces MNRITRIIFYEDRNFQGRHYECSTDCADLSPYFSRCNSIRVDSDWWVAYERPNYMGYQYVLNRGEYPDYQRWMGFNDNIRSCRSYPQYRGGNYRMKIYERPDFGGQMMEFMDDCPSVYDHFRNRDIHSCHVMDGYWIFYEQPNYRGRQYFMRPGEYRKYNDWGGYNSTIGSFRRMRDF; this is translated from the exons atgaaccgcatcacgcgt ATCATCTTCTACGAGGACAGGAACTTCCAGGGCCGGCACTATGAGTGCAGCACTGACTGTGCTGATCTGTCTCCTTACTTCAGCCGCTGTAACTCCATCCGTGTGGACAGTGACTGGTGGGTGGCGTATGAGAGACCCAACTACATGGGGTACCAGTATGTCCTGAACAGGGGGGAGTATCCTGACTACCAGCGCTGGATGGGATTCAACGACAACATCAGGTCCTGCCGCAGTTACCCTCAG TACCGAGGGGGCAACTACAGGATGAAGATTTACGAGAGGCCTGACTTTGGAGGGCAGATGATGGAATTCATGGACGACTGTCCCTCCGTCTACGATCATTTCCGTAACCGTGACATCCACTCCTGTCACGTGATGGATGGTTACTGGATCTTCTATGAACAGCCCAACTACAGAGGCCGACAGTACTTCATGAGACCCGGAGAGTACAGGAAATACAATGACTGGGGCGGCTACAACTCCACCATCGGGTCCTTCAGGCGCATGAGGGACTTCTAG